In a genomic window of Glycine max cultivar Williams 82 chromosome 13, Glycine_max_v4.0, whole genome shotgun sequence:
- the LOC100784246 gene encoding probable purine permease 11 — MGQSGAVLLGRFYFDQGGESIWMATLVQTIAFPILFFPLFFFPHPKNLSNTTHLTMHSYTLTLIMVYFLLGILLAGDNMMYTIGLLYLPVSTYSLICASQLAFNAIFSFLINAEKLTMLILNSVILLTISASLIALHSDSSEDNTKNVTKNKHMVGIWCTLGASAGYALLLCLMQLTFERVLKRETFSVVLEMQIWTSFVASCVCIVGLFASGEGKGLEDEMRRFKAGREVYMLTLVGTALAWQICSVGVVGLIYLVSSLFSNVMSMLSLPLVPVAAVLLYREQMDGVKIVAMLLAILGFSSYIYQNYLDENKPKETAILAIDTPETSISG, encoded by the coding sequence ATGGGCCAATCTGGTGCAGTCTTGTTGGGGAGATTCTACTTTGACCAAGGTGGAGAAAGTATATGGATGGCAACACTAGTACAAACTATAGCATTCCCAATCCTTTTCTTCCCACTCTTCTTCTTTCCTCACCCCAAAAACCTTTCTAACACCACTCACCTCACCATGCACTCTTATACTCTCACTCTCATCATGGTTTACTTCCTCTTAGGTATCCTCTTAGCTGGAGATAACATGATGTACACAATAGGCCTTCTATATCTTCCAGTGTCTACCTACTCCCTCATTTGTGCATCACAACTTGCTTTCAATgccatcttttcctttttgatcAATGCTGAGAAACTCACCATGTTAATACTTAACTCAGTGATTCTTCTCACCATATCAGCTTCACTTATAGCACTTCATTCTGACTCCTCAGAGGATAACACTAAGAATGTTACAAAGAACAAGCACATGGTTGGTATTTGGTGCACTCTTGGTGCATCAGCAGGGTATGCCCTTTTGTTGTGCCTCATGCAGCTAACATTTGAGAGGGTCTTGAAGAGGGAAACGTTTTCTGTGGTCCTGGAGATGCAAATTTGGACATCTTTTGTTGCTTCATGTGTTTGCATAGTGGGACTTTTTGCCAGTGGGGAAGGGAAGGGCTTGGAGGATGAAATGAGGAGGTTCAAAGCAGGAAGAGAGGTTTACATGTTGACTCTTGTTGGAACTGCTTTGGCTTGGCAGATTTGTTCTGTTGGAGTTGTGGGGCTAATCTATCTGGTGTCTTCTTTGTTCTCCAATGTTATGAGCATGCTGAGTTTGCCACTTGTTCCTGTTGCTGCAGTGCTTCTTTACCGTGAGCAAATGGATGGTGTCAAGATTGTGGCCATGTTGTTGGCCATCTTGggttttagttcttatatttatcaaaattatttggACGAAAATAAGCCCAAAGAAACAGCAATTCTTGCTATTGACACCCCAGAAACCTCTATTTCTGGATAG
- the LOC100786365 gene encoding F-box/FBD/LRR-repeat protein At3g14710, protein MLHLHALSYDSIRYRHFVLSKIKLFNIVTNRVRTRFFVVGMDSNAATMHGTTKQLKYGAKDIISQIHDSILGHILSFLPTMEAVQTSVLSTRWIDVWTSITNLKLNDGVLICSGKKMQKEQYEYFVNTMLLHLANLSIQSFSLCLTCFHYESSQVSAWISSILERGVQRLEIQYANKIFFPSHTLFSCNSLVQLVLQMRCTLSVPIFACLPNLQTLGLSGIKLVSDHESSTYSKDLVLSFPILKVFEAKGCEWSTKQNLCIQVPLLERFSIAMWNSLSNESCKSSIKIFSPHLTDFSYKGDLEQEIILLNTLLIRTASVVIVIDEDRKESMRRLGFQVHKLLTQICEVEQLKLLLYKVLVHAADIFTHLPVFGKLTYLLLNEVTGEALLNLLHNSPMLNTLILQNGVFDLNEDMLTSASVPQCFLSSLKVFQFKGFNVHEHELLLAKFVMANATVLERMTLSTAFWLQYSDIDMEKVKEQILSFPKRSSFVMIEFSHVNGS, encoded by the exons ATGTTGCACTTGCACGCTTTAAGTTATGATTCTATACGGTATAGACATTTTGTTTTatccaaaattaaattgtttaacaTTGTCACAAATCGTGTACGTACCAGGTTCTTTGTAGTAGGAATGGATTCAAATGCTGCAACAATGCATGGTACAACAAAACAGCTCAAGTATGGAGCAAAAGACATAATAAGCCAAATACATGACAGCATTCTTGGTCATATCTTGTCTTTCCTTCCAACGATGGAGGCAGTCCAAACAAGCGTGTTATCAACAAGGTGGATTGATGTTTGGACATCCATCACCAACCTAAAGTTGAATGATGGTGTGCTAATTTGTTCTGGGAAGAAGATGCAGAAGGAACAATATGAGTATTTTGTAAACACAATGCTTCTTCACCTTGCCAATTTAAGCATCCAAAGTTTCTCTCTTTGTTTAACATGTTTTCATTATGAGTCATCCCAGGTCAGTGCATGGATCTCTTCTATATTGGAAAGAGGAGTCCAAAGGCTTGAAATTCAATATGCTAATAAAATCTTCTTTCCTTCGCATACCCTCTTTAGTTGCAACTCTTTAGTACAATTGGTGCTTCAAATGAGATGCACTCTTAGTGTTCCAATCTTTGCATGTCTCCCAAACCTTCAAACTCTTGGCCTTTCGGGGATCAAGTTAGTGAGTGATCATGAATCCTCCACTTATTCAAAAGATCTAGTTCTTAGCTTCCCAATTCTCAAAGTGTTTGAAGCTAAAGGATGTGAGTGGTCAACTAAGCAGAATCTTTGTATCCAAGTACCTCTACTTGAAAGGTTTTCCATAGCAATGTGGAactccctatcaaatgaatcaTGCAAATCTTCCATCAAGATTTTCTCTCCCCATCTAACAGATTTCTCTTATAAGGGTGATCTTGAACAGGAAATCATTCTAttaaatacattattaattCGCACTGCTTCTGTAGTGATTGTCATTGATGAAGATAGAAAGGAAAGCATGAGAAGACTTGGGTTTCAAGTACATAAGCTTCTCACACAAATCTGTGAAGTGGAACAATTGAAATTACTATTGTACAAG GTTTTAGTGCATGCTGCTGATATTTTCACCCATCTACCAGTTTTTGGAAAGTTGACTTATCTGCTACTGAATGAGGTTACCGGTGAAGCTCTGTTGAACCTACTCCACAATTCTCCCATGCTTAATACTCTTATATTACAAAAT ggAGTATTTGACTTAAATGAAGATATGTTGACATCTGCATCAGTGCCTCAATGCTTTTTGTCTAGCCTCAAAGTTTTTCAGTTTAAAGGATTTAATGTGCATGAGCATGAACTTCTTCTGGCGAAATTCGTGATGGCAAATGCAACAGTCTTGGAAAGAATGACTTTAAGCACAGCATTTTGGCTGCAGTATTCAGATATTGACATGGAGAAAGTTAAGGAGCAGATACTCTCTTTTCCAAAGCGTTCCAGCTTTGTCATGATTGAATTTTCTCATGTCAACGGTTCCTGA
- the LOC102662597 gene encoding F-box/FBD/LRR-repeat protein At3g14710, whose protein sequence is MHSIRGTSRESNYEGQDIFSDLPDVIIGRILSILPTKEAVRTSILSKRWRNLWKFVTKLHFQDIEPYRRNKIDKFHFLDFVYGVLFHLNNSRIQSFSLYLSEKYDPNHVNRWLANILNRGVTELSINSEKDLSISSYSILESQPLEKLVLKMKLGFFTVPTFVYLSSLIFLKLSGIIVICNTPSNDSKNLTLNFPVLRECEIVNCSWLNVEGVTLEVPLLEVLSIKHTRSLSPDFHSITKVCAPHLRELSYTGHGHLLRDPTLLDLSATHISSAYIYPWHSKRETEEKTVLFVCELLKQLNNNVDCLKIRWPKVCFLASFTLVCNEYQRQ, encoded by the coding sequence ATGCACTCAATTAGGGGAACGAGCAGAGAATCCAATTATGAAGGCCAGGACATATTCAGCGACCTACCTGATGTTATTATTGGTCGCATTCTTTCCATTCTTCCTACTAAAGAAGCCGTTCGTACGAGTATTTTATCCAAGAGATGGAGAAACCTCTGGAAATTTGTCACTAAGCTACACTTTCAAGATATAGAGCCATACCGTCGCAATAAGATAGACAAATTCCACTTTTTAGACTTTGTGTATGGGGTACTATTTCATCTGAATAATTCAAGAATTCAAAGTTTCTCACTTTATCTTTCAGAGAAATATGACCCTAATCATGTTAATCGGTGGTTAGCTAATATTTTAAATCGGGGAGTCACAGAGCTTTCAATCAATTCGGAAAAAGATCTCAGCATTTCCTCATATTCCATTTTGGAATCCCAGCCCTTAGAAAAATTGGTGCTGAAGATGAAATTGGGTTTTTTCACAGTTCCCACCTTTGTTTATCTCTCATCCCTCATCTTTCTCAAGTTGTCCGGAATCATAGTCATATGCAATACCCCTTCTAATGACTCAAAAAATCTCACCCTTAACTTCCCAGTTCTTAGAGAGTGTGAGATAGTGAATTGCAGTTGGTTAAATGTAGAAGGTGTCACTTTAGAAGTTCCTCTACTTGAAGTGCTTTCAATAAAGCACACAAGATCACTGTCTCCAGATTTCCATTCTATAACCAAGGTTTGTGCCCCGCATCTTAGAGAGTTATCTTATACTGGTCATGGTCACCTGTTACGAGATCCCACCTTGTTAGACCTATCTGCAACACATATTTCTTCTGCTTATATTTATCCGTGGCATTCTAAACGGGAGACTGAAGAAAAAACTGTGCTTTTTGTTTGTGAGCTTCTGAAACAACTCAACAACAATGTGGATTGTCTAAAGATTAGGTGGCCAAAGGTATGCTTCCTTGCTAGCTTCACCCTTGTTTGCAATGAATATCAGCGACAATGA
- the LOC100785310 gene encoding LOW QUALITY PROTEIN: F-box/FBD/LRR-repeat protein At3g14710 (The sequence of the model RefSeq protein was modified relative to this genomic sequence to represent the inferred CDS: inserted 1 base in 1 codon; substituted 1 base at 1 genomic stop codon) codes for MNSIIATQKNETAKMFPTEETAVDGEDIISKLHESILGHILSFLPTMEAVHTSVLSKRWIDAXKSITGLQLIDSFHSLGKKMQKEQFVCFVNMVLLHLANSSIQNFSLCLTCYQYDSSLISAWISSIFERGVHNLHIQYADDVHFPSHTLFSCISLVQLVLQMKCTISVPIFSSLPNLQNLSISGVRLVSESFNYSEDLILNFPVXCEWLTKQNISMKAPLLEKFSIAIWGSLSNESHKSAIKIFAPNLTDFSYEGDLEQHVILLNSSIRSVYVVVVIDEDNKDRMENVGFKVHNLLAQIREVEQLKLLFYKVLMHARDSFTHPPAFGRLTCLQLNEVTGEALLNILHNSPILNTLVLQNGVSESNKDVLASAPVPQCFLSSLKVFQFKEFNVHELELLLVKFVMANAAMLEQMTICSAFWLRYSDIDMEKVKEQILSFPKCSNFVMIQCSNVNSY; via the exons ATGAATTCAATTATTGCAACTCAGAAGAATGAAACAGCAAAAATGTTTCCCACTGAGGAAACTGCTGTTGATGGGGAAGACATAATTAGCAAGTTGCATGAAAGCATTCTTGGCCACATTCTGTCTTTCCTTCCAACAATGGAAGCAGTCCACACTAGTGTGTTATCAAAAAGGTGGATTGATGCTTAGAAATCCATCACTGGCCTACAGTTAATTGATAGTTTCCACTCTTTGGGGAAAAAGATGCAAAAGGAACAGTTTGTGTGTTTTGTGAACATGGTGCTTCTTCACCTTGCCAATTCAAGCATCCAAAATTTCTCTCTTTGTTTGACATGCTATCAGTATGATTCAAGCTTGATAAGTGCATGGATCTCCTCTATCTTTGAAAGGGGTGTCCATAATCTTCATATTCAGTATGCTGATGATGTCCACTTTCCTTCCCATACACTCTTTAGTTGCATCTCTCTAGTACAATTGGTGCTTCAAATGAAATGTACTATTAGTGTTCCAATCTTTTCTTCTCTCCCAAATCTTCAAAACCTTAGCATTTCTGGGGTCAGGTTAGTGAGTGAATCCTTCAATTATtcagaagatctaattcttaaCTTCCCAG TATGTGAGTGGTTAACTAAGCAGAACATTAGTATGAAAGCACCTCTACTTGAAAAGTTTTCCATAGCAATCTGGGGGTCTCTATCAAATGAATCACATAAATCTGCCATCAAGATTTTTGCCCCTAATCTAACAGATTTCTCTTACGAGGGTGATCTTGAGCAACATGTGATTCTGTTGAATTCATCAATTCGTAGTGTATATGTTGTGGTTGTTATTGATGAGGACAACAAGGACAGAATGGAAAATGTTGGGTTTAAAGTGCATAATCTTCTTGCACAAATCCGTGAAGTGGAGCAATTGAAACTATTGTTTTACAAG GTTTTAATGCATGCCAGAGATAGTTTCACCCATCCACCTGCTTTTGGAAGGTTGACATGCCTACAATTAAATGAGGTTACTGGTGAAGCTTTGTTGAACATACTTCACAATTCCCCAATTCTTAATACTCTTGTTTTACAAAAT GGGGTATCTGAATCAAACAAAGATGTCTTGGCTTCTGCACCAGTGCCTCAGTGCTTTTTGTCTAGCCTTAAAGTTTTTCAGTTTAAAGAATTTAATGTGCATGAGCTTGAGCTTCTTTTGGTGAAATTTGTGATGGCAAATGCAGCAATGTTGGAGCAAATGACTATATGTTCTGCTTTTTGGCTGCGGTATTCTGATATTGACATGGAGAAAGTCAAGGAGCAAATACTCTCTTTTCCGAAGTGTTCCAACTTTGTCATGATACAATGTTCTAATGTTAACAGTTACTGA